In Fusarium oxysporum f. sp. lycopersici 4287 supercont2.34 genomic scaffold, whole genome shotgun sequence, the following proteins share a genomic window:
- a CDS encoding serine/threonine protein kinase (At least one base has a quality score < 10) gives MTASTYSQCGITDRSVASSASNGSKELETDDHYQVFLSIQRMLRTFSENIVEFPDKSGWTHRIEQPLGAGGCSSVSRVLGKHSWGRNPMAFKRVLPILYEYGGRNTKEEFTVLLNELRVCSVARVRTHPNLNTLNGVSFEPMDPGPDPTLFPALILDPSPLGNLLNLISDPFRMVDGPYWECSVDVANGLKALHENGIVHGDIKCENVLVFAEPENAIRPFCAKLTDFGCSMVLAETEPYAMLKGRTMPYDAPEADRIIPKHILPFSDVYSFGLLVWRVALDGADPFTDPRYWEELIDGERHYRKSNIREAKKGEGLLNYALSTIRDPDLQHAVETADAFCEILNIALRARPEKRDLDRILLAFARNKNNFKTRDFGLSSTGGYILRQFVKAEIGALTGASESQLGLSRWQSLPDTARSKYAAIQALEQDDIDFRGLHFTRHSRVFRSVQKLLKSSETLLSVLGQDVPTLETIAPDSTTHHNSLLPPTDLIANMLSKDFAAAQRAAADECHRMADFLNKQHAWLEPSLTLGSFDEPGGLATHDSASLNEPTKTASPLLMNEPLVAGLDFDLLLSCGLPFTIQKQIYAALSIRIGCVRTSDPSYPRYMVEKAICHLLGFGVAKNHEIYLSALAECYELGYRPAQVILQRVHAALGIALPQNALTSRVFNTVEDAESPVRNAQCETESLCCHLGAEAVGDNLHDAATSGSISTVVELLAEGSSNINCQNAAGDTPLLCACRSGHADVVASLLDAGADAGIVNALGESPLHWIVRVEAREMSALTARLLAHGARVDEVAKVNHGPSPDVANDCLVAGTAIHRAVAHGNKDAVQALLAQDARADIDGGPIIVYDGHSRMCDPIQLACMSHEAEILEMMLDVTPFYPINASCESEVGLLYFAIQCQNTHRRMVRHGSDFYYRMLATIDLLVRRGSTNHVRGDGLTALHLAATHGTADILEHLLTLQPFVGDITTLVEGRSPLHWAIVLGDEVKFDILVHHGADTLHSCPASWLYKADIPILELATRTMRSDFYFVKRLFKINGDLPQREKDVALRTAFVTRQFGLAEFLLKRGADINAQIRHTTLLESILPRRGLGLDGVENYISLCRKYSLEADVVVMPETGDTALHCAAGILPLPSEDRYSRLYTLLFELFPCKSHLEARNSRGFTPLHMAALFRNVVAIKAFVEAGADINSMALFEGVPVGPTLKDLVFTDIFAPNPLYDFDKRSRRKGDRAQGEIIDLLKSSEIRTRAKRSKTLRSQFRRNASPREKRVSDFVSVMTLLPESLPMGFEVSMMEKVCDLLNMGADEELGELVRELEGSMVEHGRSVQWTNLEKIRFLDHQGKAALEKIGILDLYEDIDEADSTS, from the exons ATGACCGCCTCGACCTACAGCCAGTGTGGCATCACCGATCGAAGCGTCGCGAGCTCAGCCAGCAACGGTTCTAAAGAGCTCGAGACAGATGATCATTACCAGGTTTTCCTGTCGATCCAAAGAATGCTTCGAACATTTTCCGAAAATATAGTCGAATTCCCCGACAAATCCGGCTGGACGCATAGGATAGAACAACCCCTTGGTGCTGGGGGCTGTTCCTCTGTATCGCGAGTACTTGGTAAACATTCATGGGGTAGAAACCCCATGGCTTTCAAGCGTGTACTGCCCATTCTCTATGAATATGGGGGGCGGAATACCAAGGAGGAATTCACGGTACTCCTAAATGAGCTACGAGTCTGCTCGGTGGCCAGAGTGCGCACCCACCCGAACCTCAACACCTTGAATGGGGTATCGTTTGAACCAATGGACCCAGGTCCAGATCCGACCTTATTCCCTGCGTTGATCCTTGACCCATCACCATTGGGCAATTTGCTCAATCTTATCTCTGACCCATTTCGAATGGTTGACGGACCCTACTGGGAATGCAGCGTTGATGTTGCAAACGGTCTGAAAGCACTGCATGAGAACGGCATCGTACATGGAGACATCAAGTGCGAAAATGTATTAGTGTTTGCGGAACCAGAAAATGCGATTCGTCCCTTTTGTGCAAAGTTGACGGACTTTGGCTGTTCCATGGTTTTGGCAGAAACCGAACCATACGCCATGTTGAAGGGCCGCACGATGCCTTACGACGCACCGGAGGCTGATAGAATTATCCCGAAGCATATTCTTCCCTTTTCAGATGTCTACTCCTTCGGCCTGTTGGTCTGGCGCGTGGCCCTGGATGGAGCCGATCCCTTTACTGATCCAAGATACTGGGAGGAATTGATAGACGGGGAGAGACACTACAGGAAGTCCAATATTCGCGAAGCAAAGAAAGGCGAAGGCCTTTTGAATTACGCCTTATCAACTATCAGGGACCCCGATCTTCAGCATGCGGTCGAGACGGCTGATGCCTTCTGCGAGATCTTGAACATAGCACTCCGGGCCAGGCCAGAGAAGAGGGACCTGGATCGAATCCTTCTCGCCTTTGCCAGGAACAAGAA CAATTTCAAAACAAGAGACTTCGGCTTGAGCAGCACAGGTGGTTACATCCTTAGGCAATTCGTGAAAGCGGAGATCGGCGCCTTGACAGGAGCTTCTGAATCCCAGTTAGGACTTAGTCGATGGCAATCACTTCCAGACACTGCGCGGTCCAAGTATGCTGCTATTCAAGCCTTGGAGCAAGACGACATAGATTTCCGGGGTCTTCACTTCACCAGACACTCGAGGGTGTTTCGATCAGTCCAGAAGCTGCTGAAATCTTCGGAAACCCTTCTTTCGGTTCTGGGTCAGGATGTTCCTACATTGGAAACTATCGCTCCAGATTCCACAACTCACCACAATTCCCTGCTTCCACCGACAGATTT AATTGCTAACATGCTTTCTAAAGACTTTGCGGCTGCACAGCGTGCGGCAGCCGATGAATGCCATAGAATGGCCGATTTCTTG AACAAACAGCATGCGTGGCTGGAACCCTCGCTGACCCTTGGATCATTTGACGAACCGGGTGGGTTGGCGACTCACGATTCTGCTTCATTGAACGAACCAACCAAAACAGCCTCACCGCTCTTAATGAATGAACCTTTG GTCGCCGGATTGGACTTCGACCTCCTATTATCCTGCGGCCTCCCTTTCACTATCCAGAAACAGATATATGCTGCTCTTTCCATCCGTATCGGATGCGTCCGCACTTCCGACCCCTCCTACCCAAGATACATGGTAGAGAAAGCAATATGTCaccttcttggctttggcgTCGCGAAGAACCACGAAATATATCTGTCGGCGCTTGCCGAATGCTACGAATTAGGGTATCGCCCGGCCCAAGTCATCCTCCAACGAGTTCACGCCGCCCTCGGCATTGCCCTTCCGCAGAATGCGTTGACTTCGCGTGTCTTCAATACAGTGGAAGATGCCGAGTCGCCTGTACGGAACGCACAATGTGAAACAGAGAGCCTTTGTTGTCATCTTGGGGCTGAGGCAGTCGGCGACAATCTTCACGATGCCGCAACGAGCGGCTCAATCTCAACCGTTGTTGAACTGCTTGCTGAAGGCTCCTCGAATATCAATTGTCAAAACGCTGCTGGAGATACGCCTTTACTTTGTGCATGCCGATCCGGCCATGCCGACGTTGTCGCCTCATTACTGGACGCTGGCGCCGATGCCGGAATCGTGAACGCTCTGGGAGAGTCTCCGCTTCATTGGATTGTCAGGGTGGAGGCTCGCGAGATGTCCGCTCTTACGGCCCGGTTGCTAGCCCATGGAGCGAGGGTTGACGAGGTAGCTAAAGTCAACCACGGGCCATCCCCAGACGTGGCAAATGACTGTCTGGTTGCAGGGACTGCAATCCATCGTGCGGTTGCGCATGGTAATAAAGACGCGgtccaagctcttctggcGCAAGACGCTAGGGCAGACATCGATGGCGGCCCAATTATCGTCTATGATGGGCATAGTCGGATGTGCGATCCGATTCAACTCGCATGTATGTCACACGAGGCGGAGATTCTCGAAATGATGCTGGATGTCACCCCGTTTTACCCGATCAACGCAAGCTGTGAATCAGAGGTCGGTCTACTGTACTTTGCTATACAGTGTCAGAATACGCACCGAAGAATGGTCAGACATGGCTCAGACTTTTATTATCGTATGCTGGCTACCATCGACCTTCTCGTGCGCCGCGGGTCGACGAATCACGTTCGCGGTGACGGCCTCACGGCACTACATCTAGCCGCAACTCACGGCACTGCAGACATTTTAGAGCACCTGTTAACATTGCAGCCGTTTGTTGGCGATATCACCACGCTGGTGGAGGGAAGGTCCCCGTTGCACTGGGCCATCGTGTTGGGTGACGAGGTCAAATTCGACATTCTGGTACATCACGGCGCTGACACGCTTCATTCATGTCCTGCAAGTTGGCTCTACAAGGCAGATATACCAATTCTCGAGCTTGCAACACGTACTATGCGGAGCGACTTCTATTTTGTTAAACGACTTTTTAAGATAAATGGAGATCTTCCACAGAGAGAGAAAGACGTGGCTCTGCGCACTGCATTCGTCACACGCCAATTCGGCCTTGCGGAGTTTTTACTGAAAAGGGGCGCCGATATAAATGCACAAATTCGCCATACGACGCTGCTTGAAAGTATTCTACCGCGGAGAGGCCTCGGTCTCGATGGAGTCGAGAACTACATCTCTTTGTGCAGAAAGTATTCCCTGGAAGCTGATGTCGTTGTGATGCCTGAAACCGGGGATACCGCCCTTCATTGTGCTGCGGGCATTCTGCCGCTGCCCTCCGAGGACAGGTACTCTCGACTTTACACTCTACTGTTTGAGCTTTTTCCCTGCAAGTCCCATCTGGAAGCGAGGAACTCTAGGGGATTCACACCTCTTCACATGGCGGCGCTTTTCCGTAATGTTGTAGCTATCAAAGCCTTTGTTGAGGCTGGAGCAGATATCAACAGCATGGCGCTGTTCGAGGGAGTCCCCGTTGGACCAACCCTGAAGGACCTGGTATTCACCGATATATTTGCACCGAACCCCCTTTACGACTTTGATAAACGCAGCCGCAGAAAGGGTGATCGTGCGCAAGGGGAAATCATTGACCTTCTGAAATCATCAGAAATTCGTACCCGCGCAAAACGCAGCAAGACATTGCGGAGTCAATTCCGCAGGAATGCAAGTCCGCGAGAAAAGAGAGTATCGGACTTTGTTAGTGTCATGACGCTGCTTCCGGAGAGTCTCCCCATGGGATTTGAAGTATCGATGATGGAGAAAGTGTGCGACTTGCTAAATATGGGAGCGGATGAGGAACTTGGGGAACTTGTTCGTGAGCTAGAGGGTTCCATGGTAGAGCATGGAAGGAGCGTCCAGTGGACTAATTTAGAGAAAATCCGGTTTCTGGATCACCAGGGGAAGGCTGCCCTAGAGAAGATCGGTATTCTCGACCTCTATGAGGATATAGATGAAGCAGATTCAACGTCGTAA
- a CDS encoding serine/threonine protein kinase (At least one base has a quality score < 10): protein MESLEFPSYHDQSDGDCESFKSANSKILEDALDDTEMRYEGAIEDCHYSDSATSNVSDHPLPIRQVSSYPASYVQISDVDGDPLRRKAVVADLLCTGPILSLAQNIGAWTNPIWLGNSAALRIDQLSKGVAGTIAVSELTEQMRQCLDLQDRSCKAVVFKRIRDREESIPDTYDRRKRHQEFLREALILCHSPIKDHQHIVRLHAIFFEQDGENHNMSWPVMVQEYATEGTLSDFILNRPSVSFQILQPLLRDIAYALFHLHHACLIAHGDIKPDNIYILWDSEKRKLSAKLGGFQSARYGQNLEDRLQLPRGTHPWAAPECHRNGDNLVPLSDIMSADIYSYVLVVFGAAIEGPDVLFWSRNLRGRLGGDGQQDLVEQERYSAELTFLLSQNARQGVDRLEIHKLLQFGLAIDPRNRDGRSIMAIMLETDQTIEEGELFRSPIPPFDSVQACASVQRLETYPICVQNNVIHEWEIMAQERPINKQLALQIANALLNGCGNYTDAERSTKAYNWLDHTHVHACFDGNVREALWPEEAALDGEGLLDALRSCALTGDPYALIELRARLDLPSSSRGQSATESINLDEPEYEMGVIKEIAHSLPAYDSQGGDCIYRIVYTLARHGRDDDAIWLLNEVEGQIVEWKTALHFAISRNNIPAVESLLKRPGLNPYKWYDPRTTNGPTYSAFCLAVQLNLVDVMRMIVERYPLWPALTASHSVDGCSVSVCHCCDPNCVDPATVNGENYLMAALDPGLRVDRMRIHGSRYQDAMNETVKLLHEMGVRMWPKPTGSWAGRSDVIDIAAECSYPWLLTFIFSYPELFPCLKRSIQPQVTKYPLWKAVLRGNLSVVRVLLQHNATEVLKGEVNGFPFLHLAASAGHRDLAIVEEICMAGVDLSLRDSYGRTALELAILEGFFSMADRLVELGAILDSCNGDGITSFGKFLQMPGLPLDRIKYFLREAATKQLPDPLCCRQVERNVFHVVAASNRRYMAKSRLMSLWRELMIHRSVYGPWINKLDRFGFTPLMLAVLYGHQELVILLLEDGADTNAFGVTNAITLAEMMLRRVEYLQRKTENTRESRLTRKAIEDWAGIVRVLQERGSEAKYSLLGLPKVDYQKLSSNFNPSNIGLYIKALTSGLEYFGSHGTATYQESDVVSFYQRILNPPDIAALMQGSAEYFIITSLDPFTAVSKPIFENPFVETEFAGSVGLVTGECQSSDPEDTTIIEATQTWRNLDINLASLAPLFLRLAAIVLRAGTHGPAGVSLESGIDSDHPLDHS, encoded by the exons ATGGAATCACTCGAATTTCCCTCCTACCACGACCAGAGCGACGGCGATTGCGAAAGCTTTAAGTCAGCAAACAGCAAGATTCTGGAAGATGCTCTAGATGACACG GAGATGAGATATGAAGGCGCCATCGAAGATTGCCACTATTCGGACTCGGCAACTTCAAATGTGTCCGACCATCCTCTGCCTATCAGGCAAGTCTCTTCGTACCCTGCATCATATGTCCAAATTTCCGATGTAGATGGCGATCCGCTTCGACGGAAGGCCGTCGTTGCCGATCTGTTGTGTACTGGACCAATCCTCAGTCTCGCCCAAAACATCGGCGCCTGGACAAACCCGATATGGCTCGGAAATAGTGCCGCACTTCGCATTGATCAGTTAAGTAAAGGAGTGGCGGGTACGATAGCAGTATCAGAGCTCACGGAGCAGATGAGGCAATGCCTCGACCTACAGGACAGAAGCTGCAAGGCTGTAGTTTTCAAACGCATTCGTGATAGAGAAGAATCTATCCCAGACACGTATGACCGTCGCAAGAGGCATCAGGAATTCCTCCGTGAGGCCCTCATCCTCTGTCACTCGCCTATCAAAGACCACCAACATATCGTACGGCTGCACGCGATTTTTTTCGAACAAGATGGAGAGAACCACAACATGTCATGGCCGGTGATGGTTCAGGAGTATGCTACTGAAGGAACTTTATCTGACTTCATCTTAAATCGGCCAAGCGTCAGCTTCCAGATTCTGCAGCCACTGCTTCGCGACATAGCTTATGCCCTCTTCCACTTACACCATGCTTGCTTGATAGCACATGGTGATATCAAGCCGGATAATATCTACATCTTGTGGGATAGCGAGAAGCGAAAACTCAGTGCGAAGCTTGGCGGTTTTCAGTCCGCGAGATACGGCCAAAACCTAGAGGACAGACTGCAACTCCCCAGAGGCACACACCCTTGGGCGGCCCCTGAATGTCATCGCAATGGAGATAATCTTGTCCCGTTGAGTGATATTATGAGTGCCGATATCTACAGCTATGTGTTGGTTGTCTTCGGTGCTGCTATCGAAGGACCAGATGTTCTCTTCTGGTCCCGAAACTTGAGGGGGCGGCTTGGCGGTGATGGACAGCAAGACCTTGTTGAGCAAGAGCGCTATTCTGCAGAACTTACGTTCTTGCTGTCTCAGAACGCTCGCCAGGGCGTCGACCGACTTGAAATCCATAAGCTCTTGCAGTTTGGATTAGCCATTGACCCAAGAAATAGAGATGGACGCTCAATAATGGCTATCATGTTGGAAACAGACCAAACAATAGAAGAAGGAGAGTTGTTTCGTTCCCCAATACCTCCCTTTGACTCTGTCCAG GCCTGCGCAAGCGTCCAAAGGCTTGAGACGTACCCAATTTGTGTTCAAAACAACGTCATACACGAATGGGAAATCATGGCTCAGGAGCGCCCTATCAACAAGCAGCTGGCTCTCCAGATTGCCAACGCCTTGCTCAACGGATGTGGTAACTATACAGACGCAGAGAGATCCACCAAAGCGTACAATTGGTTGGACCACACACATGTACACGCTTGTTTTGACGGCAACGTACGAGAAGCTCTCTGGCCAGAAGAAGCGGCACTTGACGGCGAAGGGCTGCTTGACGCATTGAGGAGCTGTGCGTTGACTGGGGATCCATACGCTCTGATTGAGCTGCGCGCCAGACTGGATCTTCCTTCCTCCAGCCGGGGCCAAAGTGCGACAGAAAGCATCAATCTAGACGAACCGGAGTACGAAATGGGCGTTATCAAAGAAATTGCTCATAGCCTACCCGCTTATGATTCTCAGGGTGGCGATTGTATTTACAGAATCGTCTACACCCTGGCAAGGCATGGTCGGGATGACGATGCAATTTGGCTGCTAAATGAAGTCGAAGGCCAGATCGTGGAGTGGAAAACCGCATTGCATTTTGCGATTAGCAGGAATAACATTCCTGCCGTCGAATCTCTTCTTAAGAGGCCCGGCTTGAACCCATACAAGTGGTATGATCCAAGGACAACCAACGGCCCAACATATTCAGCGTTCTGCTTAGCAGTTCAACTGAACCTTGTTGACGTCATGCGAATGATAGTGGAGCGCTATCCCCTCTGGCCAGCGCTTACCGCGTCTCATTCTGTAGACGGATGCTCAGTGTCGGTCTGCCATTGTTGCGACCCGAACTGTGTTGACCCAGCCACGGTAAATGGCGAGAACTATCTCATGGCAGCACTGGATCCGGGTCTGAGAGTCGATCGCATGAGGATCCACGGCTCCCGGTACCAAGATGCAATGAACGAAACTGTCAAACTGCTTCATGAAATGGGCGTTCGAATGTGGCCGAAGCCGACGGGCTCATGGGCTGGGAGAAGCGACGTTATCGACATTGCGGCGGAATGTAGTTACCCCTGGCTCTTGACTTTCATATTTTCCTACCCCGAGCTTTTCCCTTGCCTTAAACGCAGTATACAGCCGCAGGTCACAAAATACCCGCTCTGGAAAGCAGTTCTGCGAGGAAACCTGTCGGTAGTCCGCGTGCTTCTTCAGCATAATGCTACAGAGGTGCTGAAAGGAGAGGTGAACGGCTTCCCTTTCCTACACCTTGCTGCCTCCGCCGGCCACAGAGACCTGGCTATTGTTGAAGAGATTTGTATGGCTGGAGTCGATCTCAGTCTCCGAGACTCTTATGGACGGACCGCTCTAGAGCTAGCAATCCTAGAAGGGTTCTTCTCGATGGCGGACCGCCTGGTTGAGCTAGGGGCCATTTTGGACTCATGTAACGGCGATGGTATCACCAGCTTTGGGAAATTCCTCCAAATGCCCGGTTTGCCATTGGACAGAATTAAATACTTTCTCCGGGAAGCCGCAACGAAACAGCTACCTGATCCACTCTGTTGCAGACAGGTGGAAAGAAACGTCTTTCATGTCGTGGCTGCGTCAAATAGACGATACATGGCCAAATCGCGCCTCATGAGTTTATGGAGGGAGCTCATGATTCATCGGAGTGTTTACGGACCTTGGATTAACAAATTAGATCGCTTTGGCTTTACTCCGCTTATGCTCGCGGTCCTTTACGGACATCAAGAACTCGTCATCCTGTTACTGGAGGATGGGGCTGATACAAACGCATTCGGTGTCACTAATGCGATCACCCTTGCCGAGATGATGTTGCGCCGCGTCGAATATTTGCAAAGAAAAACTGAAAACACTCGAGAATCGAGGCTGACAAGGAAGGCAATTGAAGATTGGGCAGGCATTGTCCGTGTGCTTCAGGAGAGGGGTTCTGAAGCCAAGTACAGCCTCTTGGGGCTCCCAAAGGTGGATTACCAGAAGCTTTCCAGCAATTTTAACCCTTCT AATATCGGGCTCTACATCAAGGCTCTAACAAGTGGCCTCGAGTACTTTGGAAGTCATGGGACAGCGACTTATCAGGAGTCGGATGTGGTTAGCTTTTACCAGAGAATCCTCAATCCGCCGGACATTGCAGCTTTAATGCAAGGGAGTGCCgagtattttattataacGAGCCTTGACCCATTCACAGCTGTGTCGAAGCCAATCTTCGAG AATCCATTCGTCGAGACCGAGTTTGCCGGAAGTGTAGGTCTAGTAACCGGCGAGTGCCAGAGTTCGGACCCCGAAGATACAACAATCATAGAAGCTACACAAACCTGGCGTAATCTGGACATCAACCTCGCCTCGCTGGCACCACTCTTTTTGCGCCTAGCTGCCATCGTTCTTAGAGCTGGAACACACGGGCCCGCAGGTGTTAGCCTCGAGAGCGGCATTGACTCTGATCACCCACTGGATCATTCATGA